TGTGATTCCTGGTTCAACGCAGACATGGCCTCTTTCCTCAAAGGTCCTGCTCACTTCAGATATACATCTAAAGTTCTGTTTGTTCATAAACTGCTTTCCTAACTATAACTTCTaaacttaaactgaaatataagaACAACAGAAATGTAttcttaaaatgaaatgttaacTTGAACTATATGCTGCTGAAACGTAACAAAAGAAATCTGAAaagtattaaaaacaaatttgaaaatGCTAAATTATAATGTCTGCACTGATAACATAGGCcacataaaaatgattaaactaaaaattgtatcaataaatatgaaaaatgaagtGGAAATATCTAGTTTCTCcttctgaataaaaaataaaaagtgtaaatGACAAAGCGTTTGtaatttaaatggaaatttAACTGTGACAAATTGTTCTAAAGCCTTCAATGAAACGTATATAATCATACTGCATCATAAAAAGTAACATTGCGATAAAACGCACAATTatcttttcactttttttactattttatttgtatttttttaatgggcTCCCAAAGAATAAAATCCTTTCAAGACAAGGGACATACACTAATTAAccctaaaacaacaacaacaacaaaacaacacctCTGTCAGTTAATTCACacatattatttatgtatttacagttagttcaatattattaaaaaggGTGCTAcaattacagtcattttaaaaataataaatgttgcaattatttaaaaactgttatcTGAAGCGGATGAAGGTTCATTTCTCATCAGTTACCTCGTGTGCTGCTTTAACTTATGGCACACGCTGAAATGTGTCCTCTAGCAAGACAGGAAAACTATTATAAATACACCATGTTATTTATTCTCTGATAATTTGAGCCTATATCACTTTCCAGCTGTCAGTCTATGTTTGGAGCTGCAAAGCAGACAGCAGGTTAACAAgcatttagaaagaaaaaactgaaatcatGACAAGCGCGAGTGTGGAGAAACAGATGCTCTGCTCATTAATTCTCACAGCGGAGGAAAATAGTATATTACAGTCAAATGAGGCAATACTAATCAGAAATAATGTAAGATATAGTCCGATAAGTGTATTACCCCTTTGTAGGGATTCTTTTTTATCACCagattaaaatctttttttctccccacacacacacaaacttgtgcatgtttatatatatatatatatatatatatatggcctGCCATTAATTTCTACATGCCTCATTCAAGCTGTCCTAAATTTGCAGGATATTTGATTTGCATAATTACTTTAGCAAGTTGGACACCAAAACAATACATATGGCTCATGCAAATAAACATCATCATCATACACTCTTCATTATCCTCTCTGTTTCCATGCTAAATTTTTAGACAGAACATGAACATCATAAACAACAGATTTGTGTTGGATCACTTACAGCTGGAGAGTGTTGAACATCTGGAAGCAGATTTTTCGGATGTCGTCTTCATTCTTGTCACCGACCTCTTGCAGAACGTCGCCGATGGCATCAAACACTTCCTCTCCATCCTCGAAATCTGAGCCGCCGCTGTCCAACACGCCTGCAGGATAataacacacacatcacacgCTCAGCACACCTGTGCCACATTATAAATACACAGGAATCACAGCTAAAGAGCAAGGCTAAACAAAGATGATTTACTCCAGACATATTACATCTCTAGGGTATTTCATATCTTTACCAACATGCAGATATGCACATTAAAACAATcaagtattaaaatatttttatttgtatttttactgtaaaaatatgcTTTGGTTTTAATTTGGTTTAATTTACCCAGTCTGGccattaaatataattacatgcattttttaaataaacaaatactaaGACAACAAATCTATAAAATTGATAGCACAATTAATTAAGACAACATAATTACAAAGGAGCAAGTGTCACCAGAATACCAATATCCTCCCAAAGTGCCATATTGTATTTCACTTTAAGTTCAACAAGTCACACTGCTTCACAAAATATTCTTTATTGCTTGTCACgttgctataaaaaaaaagcaaaataggACTTATTTGTGCATGCCAGTGTTTCATATCGCAAGTGCTCACAAATTAATgacttttaaagtttaattactATATAAGATCTTATATAAAGGACCCTAACAGAGCCTGCTTCCATTTGAACAAATAAAGCACTGGTTAAAATTGTACACTACAATAAGTAATCGCATACAGTGgcattgcattttatatttattattataacaatttgCATTTTCACTTGTATCaacatataaataatttagGAGAAAGTAAATGAAGGCGCAATCTGCGTGATTCTGCGTAATTCACATGCATGCAGACATTTAAGCTGATTTGGTTTTAATCAATCAGCACTTTGtgaatatttcactgtaatttGTTAGATTATGATTTTAGGTCATGACAGCAAGAAGTTAACGTCTGGTTGCATTTCTTTACTTCATTATTTCATCTTTCTGAATGACATAACCCATCGATCACGTGATCTACCTATGACTTGTTGGGTGTATCTTATTGTTCGTTTAATAATCTGTCAGGCACAAATTGTgccatattatattatattaatgagGAGACTGGCCGGAAACATGAAACCGTGTCAGTCAAACTTCACCGCAGCTGCTTTATTTCACAGATATAAACATGTACTGAAATTATGACTTGACTGAATTGTCAACTCCGGTgtctattaaattatttaaaggaTAATGTCAGGAACTCATCAGATTCAATGACACAATCTGTTAGCATGATCGACACATCACCAGCACTATTTTATATAATGAATGAACTCCTGTCACTAACGCAGGACCTGACACTAACAGCACACATAAGGTGTAGTATAGGTATATTAATGTCACATATGTGTACATTACCAGTGATATAATCGAAGAGTTCGGAGTCGATCAGTGGAAACTCGTTCTTCAGTATCTCCACATACGCCGCCATCATTCACACGCACCGGGCCGGACACAGCGCGCATGCGCGGCGGCGCACCAATAACACGTGGACGTCGCCTCAGAAAGCTTGAGCTCAAATCCTGTTGCTTTGAGTGACTAAATCGCTTAATTATGTGTATTTCTTTCACTGTAGCCTCTGTGATTGGTACGTTGTTTTACATCTTAATAAAAACACCGATAAAAGTTAAATAGCACGAAGTAaagataaaaatgattattagcCTATACATAATCATcgtacctgactaataatagaATAACGGAACATTTATTTAGTATATTCTTAACCTATTTATACGTACTACTTAGTAATTTAGCTTATTCATAAACAGACTAATTATAAAACTAATTATATAACAaaacattatattgattttatcTGTTAAGTTTGATTTCAGACCCTTTTTCCCACAGggaattttattaattattcatttttattacatgATTATTTTGGAAGTGACAATTTTAGGCGTCTTTAGCATAACTACATCTTTGAAcaattgtacaaaaaaaaaaaaaaaaaaatacgtttatttgcaaaaactaATGTGTTCAGTAGTGACAAGACTTTAGAGTACATTTACTTCAAAATCATGTAATTTAAATACCATAAAAATCAGGCTCAATTTATAAAATCAGGCTAAACTGACTAAAACGTTTGGTGTTTCAGTAGCAACAAGAAAGTGATGTAAGaaaattttttgttatttaaaaatgaaaaataaaatttaagttAATGCTTTGGGTTTGGATCATAACATTCTCACAAAACAGTCAATATCTGAATTAATATcctaattgtttttaattattttttcattgtgGGACTAAAGTTTGAACAAATTCAGCCAAATGATCCTAAATGTTTACAATATGTACGGTTCTTACTTCTGTGACTGATGTGCTGCAGGAACCTGTTCTGTGATATATTTGTAATAGTTAAATACCTAAAGGTGTATGGTGTcctcaaatataatttttaaaagtgataatttttttaatcattctcCTCTatgatttaaatttacatttctcTGATTTAGATTTGCATATCTATTATGTAAACATGTTACTGACTGCAGCTGAATGACATTGAGAAACACTGTCAATTTTatcaaaaacactttatttttcaaaacaacagcagatTAAACAACTACAGAAAGGAACAATTGTGGCAATATATAAAGGGCCATTAGAGAAAGCGAAGGGACTCATGACGGAGTGAAGGATGGAGGTTCAGTACTGGAAGCTGCGTTTGGTCTGAATGTCGTCCAGGATTTGCTGTAACTCCTCATCCTCAAACCGGCCTTCCAAACTAATAAAGAATAAACgaataatgtaaacaaacatcaacaacagcTCATTTTCAGTTCAACAGTCTCATAAAACATCAACCCAAATGTATCGAATGTGTTCTCTGAAGAAAACACTCCTATAGTTAAAAGATATAAGATACAGCGAATAAGCTGTTAACATCATAGTAATTAGTGTTAAATGAGTCTAGTTTCAGACTGATgattaaatgaatgtaatttcCCCATGTGAGGTTTGTGTGTAATGCAGGCATGTGATCATGTGATCATGACTCGAAGCTCCAGCTCACCTGGGAATGAGGGCTTTGGCCTCCTCCGCAGCCTCCGGACACAGATTGGCTAAACTTGCCAACTCAAACTTATGAAGCTTCTTCTGCAGAAGCAAGCTGTGAAACACGGCCAGTTATCATTCATATGAATATCATATTCACTAAATGACACTAAAATCTCAGAAATATACCATTTAGTTCatattaagatttaaaaataaaaataaataaaaaatgcaagcCCCATTATCTTTTATAGTCACAGTAAGATTAGAAGAACACGCTGAGGTGTTTAAAATAGGGCTGCAAGATATATTGAAATCAATATCGTGATATGGCTCCGTACCATTATCAAGTTTAATTAAATTGCGATTTAATGCTCAGTGGTTTaccatttgaaaatgaaaaaattaaaacttaaataatagtattataatTTTACAGCAAACTAGAATTATTTGTATTACTTCATTTTTAgtattcattttacagcattattacaatatatttcttttaGTTTATAGTCATATTGAAATTGGTCAAATTTCCAAAACAGTGGAAAGACATTTTAACCCTGAAATGGTTACTGAAATTGGTTTTAGTATTAGGAAATTGGATTCAGTTTTTGTAAAAAGTAAATCCAAGTATGAACATCCAAATATTCAAGATTTTCCCAAACCATTCAGCCCTAAATAGATTttactctctcacacacacacacacacacacacacataaaaataacTGCCCACTAActaacgattaatcgcatctgaaataaaagtttttgtttatatgtgtgtgtactgtgtatatttattatgtatatataaatacacacacatacagtatttattttgaaaatatttacattatattatttataaatatttatttaatatataaatgcatgtgtgtgtatttatatacacataataaatatacaccgtacacacacatatataaacaaaaacttttattttatactagtagttggattcttttttatttttttttaaatcaaatcctCTCAAATTTTCTATTTAAGTCTTCTGATGAAAATTCCTCAATTTTGtcatattgcaaaatataatcaCAGGGAAAAGAAATATTGCAAAGTTGTTTTTTCCAATATGATACAGCCCTAGTTTTTTCCctttacctttatttatatagtgcttttaacagtacagattgtgtcaaagctgttttacagtattaaatagcAAAATAGTGTGTCAGTAATGCAGAAGGACAaaagtaaacactcaattttcagttaaaggcatttcattattgaattcagtgatatCATCATCCAGTTTAACGAgcatctgtgcaatcaagtcgtaGTAACATGCATTCGAGTTACATTACTACTTTTATATCACTGCTCCTGCTCTGAACATGCAGAACAACTGCTGCAGAATTCAGAAGCACACACTCTTACTACCGCTGCCATAAAAAGATATAAGACAGTGAGAGTAGTGTGCAGTTGTGAATTCAGCACGTGTCTCTGTATTAGCAAGTGCACTGTGTGCTGTAGGCAGCGTGTGTAGGGCGTGCTGACCTGCGCACACTGGCGATGGTCTCTCTGTTCTTGAAGCGGCTGAATCTGGCGGTGTAGTTGAGGGTCTTCATGAAGACCTCCGACAGCTCCTGCTCGTCCTCCGCGCTCTCGTTCTGCTGCTTGCGATGCTCCAGCAACATGTGGACCTCTGAGTTCAGCAGCGTCTCTGCGTTCTCAAACTCTGAGACAAATCAAACATCATGAACATCTCTGCAGCGCCACAACAAAGCACTGAACTAGACTAACAATCAGGAAATCAAACAATGCATTCTTACAGATTCAAAGCAGAGGGTAATAAGATAATCTGTcatttttaccttattttggTGAGTGATAGAGACAGTCAGAATTGTAACAGTGATAGGAATAAGATGTTGTTTATTTAACGGTATCACTACTTTTTAACTGTATTCTTATCagttaattttttaacagaaaaaaaaaacctgaaacaaaTTAAGAGCAGAATTAACATTgctgtatattttgaaatgtgtgtgtgtatatatatatattataataatttaactattgcaaaagaaacaacaattATTGAACAAATCACaattatacaaacaaaacaaattcgtataaaacatttatttgtaaatacagCAGTGCGTTTAAGcttgtatatataattttgacatttcatcaaaatgaatacTAGGATACCTCAATGTAGGTAAAAGTAATTATTAAAGAGacaatatgaacaaataaatttaataaaacaaacatttaggaAATCCAACAACACGAAACCTGACGATGCTTTTTCTGGCAGTTGATTCAGAACAGAACAAGATCAATTTTTTTGGAGAAAGCAATGCGAAGTGTATGATAGGTATGAAGACAGAAGTATCACAGTGCATAAAACATATAGCGCTATGGAGCGGATTTGAGTAAATTAAGAGAAGACGGATTGAGACGCGCATGTTGTAACGTTAGATGTGTTTGTAATCTTCTCACCTTTAGGAAACATGAGCTGAGACGCGTCCTCCTCCACATCTCCCACATGCGCTGCTCCTCCTGCCGCCATAACACAATAACTATAGCCAAGCTACAGTGAATATGAGTTAACCTTCACTGTTTACTACATACAGTAACATAACGACACCGCACACTGTCTACAGCGCTGCTCTGAATGAACACATTCTACTTCCGGTCAGGCGCCAAAGCGAAGAAGTACGAGAGGATTGACACACAGCGCCGCCTAGCGCACTGTCGTTGAACATCGCCTCAGTTTTGTTCACGTGTGAAGAACAACAGTAcgttaatcataataataatgttgaaaataataatgtatagaAAGAGAAGCTACATTaactagttttatttttttttaaattaatgctaATGTATAAAAGTTtaccaaa
This portion of the Onychostoma macrolepis isolate SWU-2019 chromosome 02, ASM1243209v1, whole genome shotgun sequence genome encodes:
- the polr2d gene encoding DNA-directed RNA polymerase II subunit RPB4 — protein: MAAGGAAHVGDVEEDASQLMFPKEFENAETLLNSEVHMLLEHRKQQNESAEDEQELSEVFMKTLNYTARFSRFKNRETIASVRSLLLQKKLHKFELASLANLCPEAAEEAKALIPSLEGRFEDEELQQILDDIQTKRSFQY